DNA sequence from the Gammaproteobacteria bacterium genome:
GGAAGCTGCGGCAATTACCGCGGTGGTTATTAATAAAATTCCGACCGTGGTGGTGATGATAAGAGAAGGCGCCAGAGTGGTCGATAAAGATTTATTAGCGGTGGCTAAAATTTATAAATTGTCGGCCAGTAAAACCTTTTTTAAAGTGTTTTTACCGCAGCTTTATCCCTTTATTATGGCCTCAGGGCGCGCTGGTTTGTCGCTCATTTGGAAAATCGTTTTAGTGGTTGAATTACTTGGTCGCAGCGACGGTGTAGGTTTTGCGTTAAATACGCTATTCCAGTTTTTTGATATTGCAGGGATCCTCGCTTATACCTTGGCTTTTATTGTGATTATATTTTTAGTCGAAGCGTTATTGTTCCGGCCGCTAGATCGCCTAATTGCGAGGGGCTCCGGTAATGATTGAACTGAACGTTGCGATTAACGATAAATACTACCCGAACAGCCCAGCAATGGTACTAAAACAGTTAGAGTTTAACGTCGCCCCGGGCGAATTTGTTGCAATTATCGGTCCTTCTGGTTGTGGCAAAACAACGCTGCTTAATATGATTAGCGGGCTAGAATCGTGTCAAAATCAGCAAATTTTTTGTAATGGTAAAGCCGTTAATGGCGCGAACGAACACCATGTCAGTTATATTTTTCAGCAGCCACGGTTAATGCCTTGGTTAACGGTGCGGGAAAATTTACAGCTGGTATTAAATTCCCCCCAAGTTTGCCAAATTGATACGCTATTACAGCAAGTCGGGCTAGCAGGCACTGGTGATTATTATCCTCACCAGTTATCAGGCGGCATGCAGCGGCGCGTTAGCATTGCTCGAGCGTTCGCTATTAATCCTGAATTGTTGCTGTTAGATGAGCCTTTTAACTCGCTAGATTTACCCACGGCGACCCGGTTAAGGTTATTATTAATAGAACTGTGCCAGCAGCGCAATACCACGGTTATTTTTGTGACTCATGATTTACGTGAAGCAATTTATCTGGCAGATCGGATTATTTTTATCAGCAACTCCCCAAGCACCATTATTCACCAAGCCGTTGTTGACTTACCACGCCCTAGAGATGAGTCTGGTGCGCAAGAGCTTGAATGGCAGGCAAACCTAATGGCTAAATACCCCAACTTACTTGCTGGCAGTGTCGGCTAAGTAAGTTGTTATAAATAGCGAGATACCTGAGTCAAAATGATAATCGCTATGCTCGTAATTAATTAAAAGGGTTGGTATTTGATAAAGCAAGCTTGAGCAGCATGTTAT
Encoded proteins:
- a CDS encoding ABC transporter permease subunit, which translates into the protein MLVLILVWQTTAWFVASPDLPSFILVVESLNYHLSEGEMVANLSITLGRVLISFIISMILGVMIGIIMGTHQWVNKLTDSLLIIALNIPALVTILLCYIWFGLVEAAAITAVVINKIPTVVVMIREGARVVDKDLLAVAKIYKLSASKTFFKVFLPQLYPFIMASGRAGLSLIWKIVLVVELLGRSDGVGFALNTLFQFFDIAGILAYTLAFIVIIFLVEALLFRPLDRLIARGSGND
- a CDS encoding ABC transporter ATP-binding protein; this encodes MIELNVAINDKYYPNSPAMVLKQLEFNVAPGEFVAIIGPSGCGKTTLLNMISGLESCQNQQIFCNGKAVNGANEHHVSYIFQQPRLMPWLTVRENLQLVLNSPQVCQIDTLLQQVGLAGTGDYYPHQLSGGMQRRVSIARAFAINPELLLLDEPFNSLDLPTATRLRLLLIELCQQRNTTVIFVTHDLREAIYLADRIIFISNSPSTIIHQAVVDLPRPRDESGAQELEWQANLMAKYPNLLAGSVG